One Setaria italica strain Yugu1 chromosome I, Setaria_italica_v2.0, whole genome shotgun sequence DNA window includes the following coding sequences:
- the LOC101785571 gene encoding uncharacterized protein LOC101785571 isoform X2: MAAKAKEEEFTEEEVEVADILCNLKKVLRARERRWRRRMQRLLPAAPEIPSWGRRRPRSMPEEKPAAAPAPAPPPTAASGVAERDGAASPNTPLAYPESGGDDAPAEEEDAKKPTSHEQWVHEQQGVVASLSQENAHLLKVKREQEEQEQARKRPRVEAQAPPAADPRAAAALGLGLDLNEPARAPVEDAQARAQQAQAAAAAAAAAAAEWYRRAQLQAAMRKAAVSAGARRRRLEILRAKVACPLVSSRPRRVG; encoded by the exons ATGGCGGCGAAGGCGAAGGAGGAGGAGTtcacggaggaggaggtggaggtggctgACATTCTTTGCAACCTCAAGAAGGTCCTGCgggcgcgggagcggcggtggcggcggcggatgcagCGGCTCCTGCCGGCGGCCCCGGAGATCCCTTCGTGGGGGCGACGCCGGCCGCGGTCGATGCCGGAGGAgaagcccgccgccgctcccgccccggccccgccccCCACCGCCGCTTCTGGGGTCGCGGAGAGGGACGGCGCCGCCAGCCCCAACACCCCGCTCGCCTACCCGGAGAGCGGCGGGGACgacgcgccggcggaggaggaggacgccaagAAACCCACCTCGCACGAGCAG TGGGTGCACGAGCAGCAAGGCGTCGTCGCGAGCTTGTCCCAGGAGAACGCGCATCTCCTCAAG GTGAAgcgggagcaggaggagcaggagcaggcgcgGAAAAGGCCGCGGGTGGAGGCGCaggcgccgccggcagcggatcctcgggcggcggcggcgctggggctGGGGCTGGACCTGAACgagccggcgcgggcgccggtgGAGGACGCGCAGGCTCGGGCGCAGCAGGCtcaggcggccgcggccgcggctgcagcggcggcggcggagtggtaCCGGCGGGCGCAGCTGCAGGCGGCGATGCGGAAGGCGGCCGTCtcggcgggggcgcggcggcggcggctggagaTCCTGCGGGCCAAGGTGGCGTGCCCGCTGGTGTCGAGCAGGCCGCGGCGCGTGGGGTGA
- the LOC101785571 gene encoding uncharacterized protein LOC101785571 isoform X1 — MAAKAKEEEFTEEEVEVADILCNLKKVLRARERRWRRRMQRLLPAAPEIPSWGRRRPRSMPEEKPAAAPAPAPPPTAASGVAERDGAASPNTPLAYPESGGDDAPAEEEDAKKPTSHEQWVHEQQGVVASLSQENAHLLKQIEEYRARLESSRSTNESLKQLHKVKREQEEQEQARKRPRVEAQAPPAADPRAAAALGLGLDLNEPARAPVEDAQARAQQAQAAAAAAAAAAAEWYRRAQLQAAMRKAAVSAGARRRRLEILRAKVACPLVSSRPRRVG; from the exons ATGGCGGCGAAGGCGAAGGAGGAGGAGTtcacggaggaggaggtggaggtggctgACATTCTTTGCAACCTCAAGAAGGTCCTGCgggcgcgggagcggcggtggcggcggcggatgcagCGGCTCCTGCCGGCGGCCCCGGAGATCCCTTCGTGGGGGCGACGCCGGCCGCGGTCGATGCCGGAGGAgaagcccgccgccgctcccgccccggccccgccccCCACCGCCGCTTCTGGGGTCGCGGAGAGGGACGGCGCCGCCAGCCCCAACACCCCGCTCGCCTACCCGGAGAGCGGCGGGGACgacgcgccggcggaggaggaggacgccaagAAACCCACCTCGCACGAGCAG TGGGTGCACGAGCAGCAAGGCGTCGTCGCGAGCTTGTCCCAGGAGAACGCGCATCTCCTCAAG CAAATCGAGGAGTACAGAGCTCGGCTGGAGAGCTCGAGGAGCACGAACGAGAGCCTGAAACAGTTGCACAAG GTGAAgcgggagcaggaggagcaggagcaggcgcgGAAAAGGCCGCGGGTGGAGGCGCaggcgccgccggcagcggatcctcgggcggcggcggcgctggggctGGGGCTGGACCTGAACgagccggcgcgggcgccggtgGAGGACGCGCAGGCTCGGGCGCAGCAGGCtcaggcggccgcggccgcggctgcagcggcggcggcggagtggtaCCGGCGGGCGCAGCTGCAGGCGGCGATGCGGAAGGCGGCCGTCtcggcgggggcgcggcggcggcggctggagaTCCTGCGGGCCAAGGTGGCGTGCCCGCTGGTGTCGAGCAGGCCGCGGCGCGTGGGGTGA
- the LOC101782727 gene encoding U6 small nuclear RNA (adenine-(43)-N(6))-methyltransferase isoform X1, producing the protein MGGGRKRRRRDGSDAPSIHPRNRYAAAAPDFAALAELYPSFRPFVSVSERGHASVDFTDFSATRELTRVLLLHDHGVNWWIPDGQLCPTVPNRSNYIHWIEDLLSSNLIPPIPSSSGMVRGFDIGTGANCIYPLLGASLLGWSFVGSDVTDVGLEWAKKNVESNPHLAELIEIRNANAASFSSESEAIVKEAETENILEPVEDAEMQKPPVLVGVVKENESFDFCMCNPPFFESIEEAGLNPKTSCGGTVKEMVCPGGELAFVTRIIEDSVSLKNSFRWFTSMVGRKANLKLLMSKAREAGASVVKTTEFVQGHTARWGLAWSFIAPGNKVLRSSTPAKNHHSFMLQGLRREHGAFQVLKSTEAFFIASKLSCKIDTLSFSVDVTLSDEQTEAAILHGDDYAGSLENSSAKLQSVVKGISFRITVFEQIPGTLVIKGSLLNKALSGTFSSLFSQLEDTLRMECLSKAR; encoded by the exons atgggcggcggaaggAAGCGGCGGAGGCGCGACGGCTCGGATGCGCCTTCCATCCACCCGCGGAACcggtacgccgccgccgcgccggactTCGCAGCGCTGGCGGAGCTCTACCCTTCCTTCCGCCCCTTCGTCTCCGTCTCCGAGCGCGGCCACGCGTCCGTAGACTTCACCGACTTCTCCGCCACGCGGGAGCTCACGCGCGTGCTCCTCCTCCACGACCATGGCGTTAACTG GTGGATTCCAGATGGACAGCTTTGCCCTACTGTTCCAAACAGGTCCAACTACATTCACTGGATTGAGGATCTTCTCTCCTCAAATCTGATACCGCCAATACCCAGCTCAAGTGGGATGGTTAGGGGCTTTGACATAGGAACTGGTGCCAATTGCATTTACCCTCTCCTTGGAGCATCTTTACTGGGATGGAGCTTTGTTGGATCTG ATGTGACTGATGTTGGTCTCGAATGGGCTAAGAAGAATGTGGAGAGCAACCCACACCTAGCAGAGCTAATTGAGATCAGAAATGCAAATGCAGCGTCCTTCTCCTCTGAATCTGAAGCTATTGTCAAGGAAGCTGAGACTGAGAACATCTTGGAGCCTGTGGAGGATGCAGAGATGCAAAAGCCACCTGTCCTTGTGGGTGTTGTAAAGGAGAATGAGAGCTTTGATTTCTGTATGTGCAATCCTCCATTCTTTGAGAGCATAGAGGAAGCTGGTCTTAACCCAAAAACATCATGTGGTGGGACAGTTAAAGAGATGGTTTGCCCTGGTGGCGAGCTGGCCTTTGTAACACGTATTATTGAAGACAGTGTTTCCCTTAAGAACTCTTTCAG GTGGTTTACATCGATGGTTGGCAGAAAAGCAAACTTAAAGTTATTGATGTCAAAAGCTCGCGAGGCTGGGGCCTCAGTCGTGAAAACTACTGAATTCGTGCAAGGTCATACAGCTAGATGGGGTCTTGCTTGGTCATTCATTGCTCCAGGAAATAAGGTCCTCAGATCTAGTACTCCAGCAAAAAACCACCATTCCTTTATGCTTCAG GGCCTTCGACGTGAACATGGTGCATTCCAAGTTCTGAAGTCAACTGAGGCTTTTTTTATAGCTTCTAAGCTGTCATGCAAAATTGATACATTGTCTTTTTCTGTCGAT GTCACGTTGTCGGATGAGCAGACTGAGGCTGCAATATTGCATGGTGATGATTATGCTGGATCTCTAGAAAACAGCTCTGCAAAGTTACAAAGTGTTGTTAAGGGAATATCCTTTCGCATTACG GTGTTTGAACAAATTCCTGGGACCCTCGTAATTAAAGGTTCATTATTGAATAAAGCATTATCAG GTACCTTCTCATCATTATTCTCTCAGCTGGAGGATACGTTAAGGATGGAATGTCTCAGTAAGGCGCGATAG
- the LOC101782323 gene encoding peptidyl-prolyl cis-trans isomerase encodes MASANPRVFFDMTIGDAPAGRIVMELYAHEVPKTAENFRALCTGEKGVGKKGKPLHYKGSTFHRVIPDFMCQGGDFTDGNGTGGESIYGAKFADEKFVRKHTGPGVLSMANAGPNTNGSQFFICTVPCPWLDGKHVVFGQVVDGLDVVKAIEKVGSRSGTTAKAVKIADCGQLV; translated from the coding sequence ATGGCCTCGGCGAACCCGCGCGTGTTCTTCGACATGACCATCGGCGACGCCCCGGCGGGTCGCATCGTGATGGAGCTGTACGCGCACGAGGTGCCCAAGACGGCGGAGAACTTCCGGGCGCTGTGCACGGGGGAGAAGGGCGTGGGGAAGAAGGGCAAGCCGCTCCACTACAAGGGCTCCACGTTCCACCGCGTCATCCCCGACTTCATGTGCCAGGGCGGCGACTTCACCGACGGCAACGGCACCGGCGGCGAGTCCATCTACGGCGCCAAGTTCGCCGACGAGAAGTTCGTGCGCAAGCACACGGGACCCGGGGTGCTCTCCATGGCCAACGCCGGGCCCAACACCAACGGCTCCCAGTTCTTCATCTGCACCGTGCCCTGCCCCTGGCTCGACGGCAAGCACGTCGTCTTCGGGCAGGTCGTCGATGGCCTCGACGTCGTCAAGGCCATCGAGAAGGTCGGGTCACGCAGCGGCACCACCGCCAAGGCCGTCAAGATCGCAGACTGCGGCCAGCTCGTCtag
- the LOC101782727 gene encoding U6 small nuclear RNA (adenine-(43)-N(6))-methyltransferase isoform X3 → MALTDGQLCPTVPNRSNYIHWIEDLLSSNLIPPIPSSSGMVRGFDIGTGANCIYPLLGASLLGWSFVGSDVTDVGLEWAKKNVESNPHLAELIEIRNANAASFSSESEAIVKEAETENILEPVEDAEMQKPPVLVGVVKENESFDFCMCNPPFFESIEEAGLNPKTSCGGTVKEMVCPGGELAFVTRIIEDSVSLKNSFRWFTSMVGRKANLKLLMSKAREAGASVVKTTEFVQGHTARWGLAWSFIAPGNKVLRSSTPAKNHHSFMLQGLRREHGAFQVLKSTEAFFIASKLSCKIDTLSFSVDVTLSDEQTEAAILHGDDYAGSLENSSAKLQSVVKGISFRITVFEQIPGTLVIKGSLLNKALSGTFSSLFSQLEDTLRMECLSKAR, encoded by the exons ATGGCGTTAACTG ATGGACAGCTTTGCCCTACTGTTCCAAACAGGTCCAACTACATTCACTGGATTGAGGATCTTCTCTCCTCAAATCTGATACCGCCAATACCCAGCTCAAGTGGGATGGTTAGGGGCTTTGACATAGGAACTGGTGCCAATTGCATTTACCCTCTCCTTGGAGCATCTTTACTGGGATGGAGCTTTGTTGGATCTG ATGTGACTGATGTTGGTCTCGAATGGGCTAAGAAGAATGTGGAGAGCAACCCACACCTAGCAGAGCTAATTGAGATCAGAAATGCAAATGCAGCGTCCTTCTCCTCTGAATCTGAAGCTATTGTCAAGGAAGCTGAGACTGAGAACATCTTGGAGCCTGTGGAGGATGCAGAGATGCAAAAGCCACCTGTCCTTGTGGGTGTTGTAAAGGAGAATGAGAGCTTTGATTTCTGTATGTGCAATCCTCCATTCTTTGAGAGCATAGAGGAAGCTGGTCTTAACCCAAAAACATCATGTGGTGGGACAGTTAAAGAGATGGTTTGCCCTGGTGGCGAGCTGGCCTTTGTAACACGTATTATTGAAGACAGTGTTTCCCTTAAGAACTCTTTCAG GTGGTTTACATCGATGGTTGGCAGAAAAGCAAACTTAAAGTTATTGATGTCAAAAGCTCGCGAGGCTGGGGCCTCAGTCGTGAAAACTACTGAATTCGTGCAAGGTCATACAGCTAGATGGGGTCTTGCTTGGTCATTCATTGCTCCAGGAAATAAGGTCCTCAGATCTAGTACTCCAGCAAAAAACCACCATTCCTTTATGCTTCAG GGCCTTCGACGTGAACATGGTGCATTCCAAGTTCTGAAGTCAACTGAGGCTTTTTTTATAGCTTCTAAGCTGTCATGCAAAATTGATACATTGTCTTTTTCTGTCGAT GTCACGTTGTCGGATGAGCAGACTGAGGCTGCAATATTGCATGGTGATGATTATGCTGGATCTCTAGAAAACAGCTCTGCAAAGTTACAAAGTGTTGTTAAGGGAATATCCTTTCGCATTACG GTGTTTGAACAAATTCCTGGGACCCTCGTAATTAAAGGTTCATTATTGAATAAAGCATTATCAG GTACCTTCTCATCATTATTCTCTCAGCTGGAGGATACGTTAAGGATGGAATGTCTCAGTAAGGCGCGATAG
- the LOC101782727 gene encoding U6 small nuclear RNA (adenine-(43)-N(6))-methyltransferase isoform X2: MALTASVRWIPDGQLCPTVPNRSNYIHWIEDLLSSNLIPPIPSSSGMVRGFDIGTGANCIYPLLGASLLGWSFVGSDVTDVGLEWAKKNVESNPHLAELIEIRNANAASFSSESEAIVKEAETENILEPVEDAEMQKPPVLVGVVKENESFDFCMCNPPFFESIEEAGLNPKTSCGGTVKEMVCPGGELAFVTRIIEDSVSLKNSFRWFTSMVGRKANLKLLMSKAREAGASVVKTTEFVQGHTARWGLAWSFIAPGNKVLRSSTPAKNHHSFMLQGLRREHGAFQVLKSTEAFFIASKLSCKIDTLSFSVDVTLSDEQTEAAILHGDDYAGSLENSSAKLQSVVKGISFRITVFEQIPGTLVIKGSLLNKALSGTFSSLFSQLEDTLRMECLSKAR; encoded by the exons ATGGCGTTAACTG CTTCTGTTAGGTGGATTCCAGATGGACAGCTTTGCCCTACTGTTCCAAACAGGTCCAACTACATTCACTGGATTGAGGATCTTCTCTCCTCAAATCTGATACCGCCAATACCCAGCTCAAGTGGGATGGTTAGGGGCTTTGACATAGGAACTGGTGCCAATTGCATTTACCCTCTCCTTGGAGCATCTTTACTGGGATGGAGCTTTGTTGGATCTG ATGTGACTGATGTTGGTCTCGAATGGGCTAAGAAGAATGTGGAGAGCAACCCACACCTAGCAGAGCTAATTGAGATCAGAAATGCAAATGCAGCGTCCTTCTCCTCTGAATCTGAAGCTATTGTCAAGGAAGCTGAGACTGAGAACATCTTGGAGCCTGTGGAGGATGCAGAGATGCAAAAGCCACCTGTCCTTGTGGGTGTTGTAAAGGAGAATGAGAGCTTTGATTTCTGTATGTGCAATCCTCCATTCTTTGAGAGCATAGAGGAAGCTGGTCTTAACCCAAAAACATCATGTGGTGGGACAGTTAAAGAGATGGTTTGCCCTGGTGGCGAGCTGGCCTTTGTAACACGTATTATTGAAGACAGTGTTTCCCTTAAGAACTCTTTCAG GTGGTTTACATCGATGGTTGGCAGAAAAGCAAACTTAAAGTTATTGATGTCAAAAGCTCGCGAGGCTGGGGCCTCAGTCGTGAAAACTACTGAATTCGTGCAAGGTCATACAGCTAGATGGGGTCTTGCTTGGTCATTCATTGCTCCAGGAAATAAGGTCCTCAGATCTAGTACTCCAGCAAAAAACCACCATTCCTTTATGCTTCAG GGCCTTCGACGTGAACATGGTGCATTCCAAGTTCTGAAGTCAACTGAGGCTTTTTTTATAGCTTCTAAGCTGTCATGCAAAATTGATACATTGTCTTTTTCTGTCGAT GTCACGTTGTCGGATGAGCAGACTGAGGCTGCAATATTGCATGGTGATGATTATGCTGGATCTCTAGAAAACAGCTCTGCAAAGTTACAAAGTGTTGTTAAGGGAATATCCTTTCGCATTACG GTGTTTGAACAAATTCCTGGGACCCTCGTAATTAAAGGTTCATTATTGAATAAAGCATTATCAG GTACCTTCTCATCATTATTCTCTCAGCTGGAGGATACGTTAAGGATGGAATGTCTCAGTAAGGCGCGATAG